The following coding sequences lie in one Fusarium poae strain DAOMC 252244 chromosome 1, whole genome shotgun sequence genomic window:
- a CDS encoding hypothetical protein (TransMembrane:1 (n10-21c29/30o53-75i)), with translation MAGAAKKMFGLSQVVPVVLPLIAGSAGYAAYRVNWGPLIREFLTGPGRTSRILLLFFIVFNWKSMPFAWTYRVFYTIFLHGYWRKSPTLGPDALFKPMISTTHAPILEIDYNLHKSNSTYFADLDVSRSHLVTYLCRASYMTLANNAKTKLVLDPKTDKPIKGNVSIILGSVACSFKREIPAFKNFEMWSRILCWDRKWLYIVTHYIPKGAAKPTSWLDPTFKDASARGPEDASSGWHRRIYATAISKYVFKLGRFTVNPAILLGGASGLLPERPGGWTTGPDQLGDMSVDLSDIDLDEPGEWDWRRVEAQRRRGVEYAKHFQELDTLHDLFDGGNEGALGKFSP, from the exons ATGGCTGGCGCCGCAAAGAAAATGTTCGGCCTCTCTCAAGTAGTGCCTGTTGTTTTGCCTCTTATCGCAGGCTCGGCTGGATATGCTGCCTACCGAGTCAACTGGGGTCCTCTAATTAGGGAATTCCTTACAGGACCTGGCCGAACATCGCGGATCCTGCTGTTATTCTTTATCGTGTTTAACTGGAAGAGCATGCCCTTTGCTTGGACT TACCGCGTATTCTACACCATCTTCCTCCACGGCTACTGGCGCAAATCGCCAACTCTCGGCCCCGATGCCCTTTTCAAACCCATGATTTCCACCACGCATGCGCCCATCCTCGAGATAGACTACAACTTGCACAAGTCAAATTCAACATACTTTGCAGACCTCGATGTCTCGCGATCGCATCTTGTCACCTACCTCTGTCGCGCCTCTTACATGACCCTCGCCAACAACGCAAAGACCAAGCTTGTTCTGGACCCAAAGACTGATAAGCCAATCAAGGGCAATGTGAGCATCATCTTGGGATCCGTCGCTTGTAGTTTCAAGCGTGAAATCCCCGCATTTAAGAACTTTGAGATGTGGAGTCGTATCTTGTGCTGGGACCGCAAGTGGCTGTACATCGTCACGCATTATATTCCCAAGGGAGCTGCCAAACCAACATCATGGCTCGACCCTACGTTCAAGGATGCTTCTGCACGAGGTCCTGAAGATGCTTCCAGTGGATGGCATAGGAGAATCTATGCGACCGCCATCAGCAAGTATGTCTTCAAGCTAGGTCGCTTCACTGTGAACCCGGCTATTTTGCTGGGTGGTGCTTCTGGACTTCTACCCGAGCGCCCCGGAGGCTGGACTACTGGACCAGACCAGCTTGGTGATATGTCCGTCGACCTTTCGGATATCGACCTGGATGAACCAGGAGAATGGGACTGGCGACGTGTTGAGGCGCAGCGACGTAGGGGTGTGGAGTATGCGAAGCACTTCCAGGAGCTTGACACACTACATGATCTGTTTGATGGAGGTAATGAAGGTGCTCTGGGCAAGTTTTCCCCCTAG
- a CDS encoding hypothetical protein (BUSCO:11148at5125), translating to MADEQHTMSNEEWEEVSQDIPSLSDPFLQQYLKGRAGLIAQEQKSRSDASFKASLSPIAKRASDIVDRIRDQENDTVWTPQVEEDLAQAGNECIFPGMMFMLAKDRMEKTNLWNIVRRMPKGALLHAHMDAMVNFDFLFDQLLKMPGMHISSDLPLNTDESREEATPSFRYRKQADAEVSIWDESYKAGTFVPLTKAADEYPHGGRTGFFKWLKGRCTLSVTDSHEQHHGVDAIWVKFAKCFMVCATIIHYEPMLRVFLRELMKNLKDDGVNWAELRMTWSLNYCRDQQEEPEKDYNHLFEVIREEIDNFKKSPEGEGFWGLTTIWTSLRSWPTRMIVENMDFCIATKMSFPDLIAGYDLVGPEDLGRPLSDLLPELFWFRKQCSEEGVNLPFFFHAGETLGDGTDTDSNIFDAILLGTRRIGHGFSLFKHPLLIDMVKEKRILIESCPISNEVLRLCGSVTAHPLPALLARGVACSLCNDDPAMLGQDTAGMSHDFFQAVQGWKNLGLAGLGSLAENSVRWAAFEDQSQADWIEGIKQASLGSTLKSERMQQWQIEWEKFCLWIVEEFGDEFGDEAKEDAKDA from the exons ATGGCTGATGAACAACATACCATGTCTAACGAGGAGTGGGAGGAGGTGTCTCAGGACATCCCATCACTCTCCGACCCTTTCCTGCAGCAATATCTCAAAGGTCGGGCAGGCCTCATAGCCCAGGAGCAAAAGTCTCGCTCCGATGCTTCTTTCAAGGCTTCACTTTCACCTATTGCCAAGCGCGCCAGTGACATTGTTGACCGCATCCGTGATCAAGAGAATGACACTGTCTGGACCCCTCAAGTCGAGGAGGACCTCGCCCAGGCTGGAAATGAATGCATCTTTCCAGGAATGATGTTCATGCTCGCAAAGGACCGAATGGAAAAGACCAATCTGTGGAACATCGTTCGCCGTATGCCAAAAGGTGCTCTGCTGCACGCCCACATGGATGCCATGGTCAACTTTGACTTCCTCTTTGATCAGCTTCTCAAAATGCCAGGCATGCACATAAGCAGTGACCTGCCCCTTAACACTGATGAGTCCAGAGAGGAGGCAACTCCCAGCTTTCGATACAGAAAGCAGGCCGACGCCGAGGTCTCCATTTGGGATGAGAGCTACAAGGCCGGTACCTTTGTGCCATTGACAAAGGCAGCTGATGAGTACCCCCATGGCGGAAGAACAGGTTTCTTCAAGTGGCTTAAGGGAAGATGCACTCTCTCCGTCACCGACAGCCATGAGCAACACCACGGCGTTGATGCCATCTGGGTCAAGTTCGCAAAGTGTTTCATGGTTTGCGCCACCATCATTCACTACGAACCCATGCTCCGAGTCTTCCTTCGCGAACTCATGAAGAACCTCAAAGATGACGGTGTGAACTGGGCCGAGCTTCG CATGACGTGGTCACTTAACTACTGCCGCGACCAGCAAGAGGAGCCTGAGAAGGACTACAACCACCTGTTTGAGGTCATACGCGAGGAAATCGACAACTTCAAGAAGTCGCCTGAAGGAGAGGGCTTTTGGGGTCTCACTACCATCTGGACCTCTCTACGCAGCTGGCCAACTCGCATGATTGTCGAGAACATGGACTTTTGCATCGCTACCAAGATGAGCTTCCCTGATCTCATTGCGGGTTACGATCTCGTGGGCCCCGAAGACTTGGGTCGGCCCCTATCCGATCTTCTACCCGAGCTGTTTTGGTTCCGCAAGCAGTGCTCTGAAGAGGGCGTCAACCTTCCCTTCTTTTTCCACGCCGGAGAGACTCTTGGTGACGGCACAGACACCGATTCCAACATATTTGATGCCATCCTGCTAGGAACTCGACGTATCGGCCACGGATTCAGTCTCTTCAAGCACCCTCTTCTGATCGATATGGTCAAGGAGAAGCGCATCCTCATCGAGTCATGCCCCATCTCCAACGAAGTTCTCCGTCTCTGTGGCTCTGTAACAGCCCATCCCTTGCCAGCCCTCCTGGCCCGTGGTGTTGCTTGCAGTCTGTGTAACGATGACCCCGCTATGCTCGGGCAAGACACAGCCGGCATGTCACACGACTTCTTCCAGGCCGTTCAAGGATGGAAAAACCTTGGCCTCGCAGGCCTCGGCAGTCTCGCCGAGAACAGTGTCAGATGGGCTGCTTTTGAGGATCAGAGCCAGGCCGACTGGATCGAGGGCATTAAGCAAGCCAGTCTAGGCAGCACCCTCAAGTCCGAGCGGATGCAGCAGTGGCAGATTGAGTGGGAGAAGTTCTGTCTCTGGATTGTCGAGGAGTTTGGAGACGAGTTTGGCGACGAGGCAAAGGAAGATGCCAAAGATGCCTAA
- a CDS encoding hypothetical protein (BUSCO:1275at5125), translating to MAATSQSRGIRIAIDRGGTFTDCVGEHNGKEIIIKLLSEDPANYKDAPLEGIRRIMSHFLGRDIPRGEALDTSKIDSIRMGTTVATNALLERKGEKIAMVVTKGFKDCLTIGNQSRPKIFDLAIRKPDVLYEKVVEIDERVTLEDYAEDPERAQTEAEAQVGTKEAEGKTLVRGLSGETVRILKRAEKDDIRSKLKDVYDQGIRSIAVCLMHGYTYPDHEALIGRVAKDIGFQHISLSHELMPMIKLVSRATSVCADAYLTPAIRKYIDGFQAGFEGGLGTRSVKEETGAKGARCEFMQSDGGLVDVEKFTGLKAILSGPAGGVVGYAITSYDEETKTPVIGFDMGGTSTDVSRYGEGRYEHVFETTTAGVTIQSPQLDINTVAAGGGSRLFFRNGLFVVGPESAGAHPGPACYRKGGPATVTDANLVLGRLLPEFFPKIFGENEDEGLDVEASRKVLQELADQVNRESDKNLTADEVAYGFLTVANETMTRPIRSITEAKGHDSSKHRLATFGGAGGQHAVAIAESLGIQQILVHRYSSVLSAYGMALADVVDERQEPDSLVWKDDDKTVNELKKKMEKLKDQSRKSLNDQGFQEDEIAFEEYLNMRYRGTESALMIVRPTAEEAKEHFDGKEWDFGQAFVKQHRYEFGFTLDERDIIIDDVRVRGIGKSFRHQDDTVDKQLKDLKQQGVSDKKKLNSQQVYFEGGRKETPVFKLEDLEVGDSIPGPAMLADGTQTIVVTPKATAIILKTHVVINLEKQGVKTESAKTSGDREVDPIMLSIFGHRFMAIAEQMGRALQKTSVSTNVKERLDFSCAIFDATGGLVANAPHLPVHLGSMSTCVRRQAEIWKGKLEKGDVIISNHPSYGGTHLPDVTLLMPAFDEKGENILFYAASRAHHADIGGISAGSMPPHSRELYQEGASIRSEKLVSGGKFNEKRVVELFYEEPAKYPGCSGTRCLADNINDLRAQVSANQKGISLIETLIAEYGEETVQFYMVHIQNNAEQCVRRLLKDVYKRFEGKDLSAVDFMDDGSPIRLKIRIDAEKGEAEFDFSGTGPEVYGNINAPQAITFSAIIYCLRCLISEDIPLNQGCLKPIHVKIPPKSILSPSPGAAVVGGNVLTSQRITDVIFKAFQACAASQGCCNNLTFGFGGNQDGAEAVKGFGYYETIAGGSGAGSNWEGTSGVHCHMTNTRITDSEIFERRYPVLLREFSIRSGSGGQGQHRGGDGVIRDIEFRIPLQVSILSERRVYRPYGLNGGGDGECGLNLWVRKVEKANWEASLKQFHTKDGAGEVEYEERHVNMGAKNTAAMKAGDRIIICTPGGGAWGAEGAESVAKKKVDHTEGWRKGSGSARDETALQA from the exons ATGGCAGCAACATCTCAATCACGAGGCATCAGAATTGCCATTGATAGAGGAGGCACTTTCACCGACTGCGTTGGAGAGCATAATGGAAAAGAAATCATTATCAAGCTTTTGTCTGAAGACCCAGCCAACTACAAGGATGCCCCGCTTGAAGGCATTCGCCGCATCATGAGCCACTTCCTTGGCCGAGATATCCCCCGAGGTGAAGCTCTGGATACCTCCAAGATCGACTCCATCAGGATGGGAACAACTGTCGCTACAAATGCTTTACTTGAACGAAAAGGCGAGAAAATCGCCATGGTTGTGACCAAGGGCTTCAAGGACTGTCTAACCATCGGGAACCAGTCAAGACCAAAGATCTTTGATCTTGCCATTCGAAAGCCTGATGTGTTGTACGAAAAGGTGGTTGAGATTGACGAGCGAGTCACTCTCGAAGACTACGCCGAGGATCCCGAAAGGGCGCAAACTGAGGCGGAGGCTCAAGTCGGTACTAAAGAAGCAGAAGGCAAGACTTTGGTCCGGGGCTTGTCAGGCGAGACAGTGAGAATCCTCAAAAGAGCCGAAAAAGACGATATTCGATCAAAACTCAAGGACGTTTACGATCAAGGTATTCGCAGTATCGCCGTGTGTCTTATGCATGGCTATACTTACCCCGACCACGAGGCCTTGATTGGCCGTGTAGCTAAGGATATCGGTTTTCAACATATCTCTCTTAGCCACGAACTTATGCCCATGATCAAGTTGGTATCTCGAGCTACATCTGTATGTGCCGATGCATATCTCACTCCGGCTATTCGCAAATACATCGACGGCTTTCAGGCTGGGTTTGAAGGTGGACTTGGAACTCGCAGCGTAAAGGAGGAAACGGGCGCAAAGGGAGCGAGATGCGAGTTTATGCAGAGTGACGGTGGTCTCGTCGATGTGGAAAAGTTCACTGGATTAAAGGCAATCTTGTCTGGCCCCGCTGGAGGTGTGGTCGGGTATGCGATAACTTCATATGACGAGGAAACCAAAACTCCCGTCATTGGCTTCGATATG GGCGGCACTAGCACTGATGTTTCGAGATACGGCGAGGGACGATACGAGCATGTTTTCGAAACGACAACTGCTGGTGTCACCATTCAGTCCCCCCAACTGGACATCAACACTGTCGCAGCAGGAGGTGGATCCCGTCTCTTCTTCAGGAACGGACTATTCGTCGTCGGACCCGAGTCTGCAGGCGCTCACCCAGGTCCTGCGTGTTATCGAAAAGGAGGGCCGGCCACGGTTACTGATGCTAACCTGGTCCTTGGCCGCCTGCTCCCCGAGTTCTTCCCCAAGATCTTTGGAGAAAATGAAGATGAGGGCTTGGATGTTGAAGCTAGCAGAAAGGTTCTCCAAGAACTGGCCGACCAAGTCAACCGGGAAAGCGACAAGAATCTAACAGCTGATGAAGTAGCGTATGGATTTTTGACTGTTGCAAATGAGACAATGACTCGGCCTATCCGATCTATTACCGAAGCCAAGGGCCATGATTCTTCGAAACATCGCCTCGCTACCTTCGGAGGTGCGGGTGGTCAGCACGCCGTTGCAATTGCAGAGTCTTTAGGCATTCAGCAAATTCTGGTCCATCGATATTCGTCTGTTCTTTCAGCATATGGTATGGCTCTTGCAGATGTCGTCGACGAGCGACAGGAGCCCGATTCATTGGTATGGAAGGACGATGACAAGACAGTTAACgaattgaagaagaaaatggAGAAGCTCAAAGATCAGTCACGAAAATCTCTCAACGACCAAGGATTCCAAGAGGACGAAATCGCCTTTGAGGAATATCTCAACATGAGATATCGTGGCACTGAATCAGCCCTCATGATTGTCAGACCGACAGCAGAGGAGGCCAAAGAACATTTCGACGGCAAAGAATGGGATTTTGGCCAAGCTTTCGTAAAGCAGCACAGATACGAGTTCGGCTTCACACTCGACGAACGAGACATTATTATTGACGATGTTCGTGTTCGTGGTATCGGCAAGAGTTTCCGACACCAGGACGATACGGTGGACAAGCAGCTGAAAGACTTGAAGCAACAAGGAGTTtctgacaagaagaagctcaacaGCCAACAAGTTTACTTTGAAGGAGGTAGGAAGGAAACTCCCGTCTTCAAGCTCGAGGATCTTGAAGTAGGTGACTCTATTCCTGGACCTGCCATGCTTGCAGACGGTACGCAGACAATTGTCGTGACGCCCAAAGCAACAGCGATTATCCTCAAGACTCATGTAGTTATCAATCTAGAGAAGCAGGGAGTAAAGACCGA GTCTGCTAAGACATCCGGGGATCGGGAGGTCGACCCCATCATGCTTAGCATCTTCGGTCATCGTTTCATGGCCATCGCTGAGCAGATGGGTCGTGCCCTACAAAAGACTAGTGTTAGCACAAACGTCAAAGAGAGACTCGACTTCTCCTGTGCTATCTTTGATGCAACAGGTGGTCTCGTAGCCAATGCTCCTCACCTTCCCGTGCATCTTGGGTCTATGTCCACATGCGTGCGCCGTCAGGCCGAGATCTGGAAAGGAAAGCTGGAAAAAGGCGATGTCATTATCTCTAACCATCCTTCCTACGGTGGAACCCATCTTCCTGATGTGACCCTTTTGATGCCAGCTTTTGACGAGAAGGGGGAGAATATTCTCTTTTACGCTGCGTCGCGAGCCCATCATGCTGATATCGGTGGCATCAGCGCAGGTAGTATGCCTCCTCACTCGCGAGAGCTTTACCAAGAAGGTGCTTCTATCAGAAGCGAGAAGCTTGTAAGCGGTGGCAAGTTCAACGAAAAGCGAGTGGTGGAGCTGTTCTATGAAGAACCTGCCAAATACCCTGGTTGCAGCGGAACACGCTGTTTAGCTGACAACATCAATGACTTGAGAGCCCAAGTTTCGGCCAACCAAAAGGGAATCTCGTTGATCGAGACCCTGATTGCCGAGTACGGCGAAGAGACGGTGCAGTTTTACATGGTCCATATCCAAAATAATGCCGAGCAGTGCGTGCGTCGACTACTCAAGGATGTTTACAAGCGATTCGAAGGCAAAGATCTTTCAGCTGTCGACTTCATGGATGATGGATCCCCTATTCGCTTGAAGATTCGAATTGACGCTGAAAAGGGAGAGGCCGAATTCGATTTCTCTGGCACCGGCCCAGAGGTTTACGGTAACATTAACGCGCCACAAGCTATTACGTTTAGTGCTATCATCTACTGCCTGCGATGTCTTATCTCAGAAGACATTCCTCTAAATCAGGGATGTTTGAAGCCGATTCACGTCAAGATCCCCCCTAAGTCTATCCTGTCACCGTCACCTGGCGCAGCTGTCGTTGGAGGAAACGTCCTCACAAGTCAGCGCATCACGGACGTTATTTTCAAAGCATTCCAGGCTTGCGCTGCCAGTCAAGGCTGCTGCAACAACTTGACCTTTGGATTTGGTGGCAACCAAGATGGAGCTGAAGCGGTCAAGGGATTTGGCTATTACGAGACCATCGCTGGTGGAAGCGGTGCGGGTTCCAACTGGGAGGGTACAAGCGGTGTTCACTGCCACATGACCAACACTCGTATCACAGATTCAGAGATATTTGAAAGACGATACCCTGTTCTCCTCCGCGAATTTTCCATCCGCTCTGGATCAGGAGGGCAAGGTCAGCACCGCGGCGGTGATGGCGTCATCCGTGATATCGAGTTTCGCATTCCTCTTCAAGTCTCCATCCTCAGCGAGCGCCGCGTCTATCGTCCTTATGGTTTGAACGGCGGAGGTGATGGAGAATGTGGTCTTAACCTCTGGGTTCGAAAGGTTGAAAAGGCTAACTGGGAGGCATCCCTGAAGCAGTTTCACACAAAGGATGGAGCGGGTGAGGTAGAGTACGAGGAGAGACATGTCAATATGGGAGCCAAGAACACGGCTGCGATGAAGGCTGGAGATcgcatcatcatctgcaCGCCTGGAGGAGGTGCGTGGGGGGCTGAGGGAGCTGAGAGTGTAGCTAAGAAGAAGGTTGACCACACTGAAGGGTGGAGGAAGGGAAGTGGTAGTGCGAGGGATGAAACAGCGCTTCAGGCTTAG
- a CDS encoding hypothetical protein (SECRETED:SignalP(1-26)~BUSCO:35595at5125) has translation MMRIAIAGGTGLGYLLASQLSQAAYAYQVVVLSRSQHPEYAGLDIQVTAVDYENEDDLSFALQGVNLVICTFSGNEQLNLINAAAQNGVQFFVPSEFEGSIEKRPDNDQLYPYSYSTEARQLLRRWARSSQMKWTVFSCGIFMERFLPGGLGSLFIGYRSELAMAGSYLLDTSLYTAECVEKNARGHTVRVCMTSVYDVAQFVVAAIVLGPASWPRELTMRGDRLSVRDVVGQCSRALNAPFQLSQWQAADPDRLATSSYQQGEYAKYIFYRQLQATVEGRYDFSQTSLNDLVNASSRVNVQPQNFRQWLSANF, from the exons ATGATGCGTATAGCTATTGCCGGAGGCACTGGACTTGGGTATCTCCTGGCGAGTCAACTTTCCCAAGCAGCGTACGCTTATCAAGTTGTCGTTCTATCACGTTCT CAACACCCTGAGTATGCAGGACTTGATATTCAGGTCACAGCTGTCGACTACGAAAATGAAGATGACCTCTCATTCGCACTCCAAGGAGTGAATCTTGTTATATGTACATTCTCGGGGAATGAACAACTCAACCTCATCAACGCAGCCGCCCAGAATGGTGTACAGTTCTTTGTCCCTTCCGAATTCGAAGGGTCGATTGAAAAACGTCCCGACAACGACCAACTTTACCCCTATTCCTATTCGACCGAAGCGAGACAACTTTTGAGACGCTGGGCAAGATCGTCTCAGATGAAGTGGACTGTATTCTCCTGCGGTATCTTCATGGAGAGATTTCTTCCAGGCGGACTTGGAAGTTTGTTTATTGGATACCGTTCCGAGCTGGCCATGGCTGGATCTTACCTACTTGACACGAGCTTGTATACTGCCGAGTGTGTGGAGAAAAACGCTCGAGGACATACGGTTCGGGTATGCATGACATCTGTCTACGACGTGGCTCAATTCGTGGTAGCAGCTATTGTTCTAGGACCGGCAAGCTGGCCTCGAGAATTGACCATGCGAGGAGACCGATTGTCGGTTCGCGACGTTGTTGGACAATGTTCGAGGGCTTTGAATG CCCCTTTTCAGCTTTCCCAATGGCAGGCTGCAGATCCTGACCGACTTGCGACTTCGTCCTACCAACAGGGCGAATATGCAAAATACATATTCTATCGGCAGCTCCAAGCAACTGTCGAAGGAAGATATGATTTTAGTCAGACATCTCTGAACGATCTCGTCAATGCAAGTTCGCGAGTCAATGTTCAGCCCCAAAATTTCCGTCAGTGGTTGAGTGCCAACTTTTGA
- a CDS encoding hypothetical protein (SECRETED:SignalP(1-18)) produces the protein MKFTGILSALALTSAVSATTVSYDTGYDDKSRPMTSVACSDGPNGLITKYGWKTQGNIPTPYVGGVNIIAGWNSPNCGGCYRLEYKGRKINVLAIDHAASGFNIGLDAMNALTGGQATKLGRVNAQVYHADASACGLKK, from the exons ATGAAGTTCACTGGTATCCTCTCTGCTCTCGCTCTTACCTCCGCCGTCTCGGCCACCACTG TCTCTTACGACACTGGCTACGATGACAAGTCCCGCCCCATGACCTCCGTCGCTTGCTCTGACGGCCCCAACGGTCTCATCACCAAGTACGGCTGGAAGACACAGGGCAACATCCCCACTCCTTACGTTGGTGGTGTCAACATCATTGCTGGCTGGAACTCCCCCAACTGCGGTGGCTGCTACCGCCTCGAGTACAAGGGACGCAAGATCAACGTCCTTGCCATCGACCACGCCGCCTCTGGCTTCAACATTGGCCTCGATGCCATGAACGCCCTTACTGGTGGCCAGGCTACTAAGCTCGGCCGCGTCAACGCCCAGGTCTACCACGCCGACGCTTCTGCTTGTGGCCTCAAGAAGTAA
- a CDS encoding hypothetical protein (SECRETED:SignalP(1-16)), with translation MKSFSLITLFCTLATAAVIPRDTVFDGHCCFTLHDVANGAAVQENSNGNLLLNAGATNGFFCIDLSDSQNILRDRAFNACFLNPSGEVKCVDPTPGFESWTLKKSGSNTLLHRDGATAFNSCSKTSTSSKGTVLFGDKHDGASTCKKTTLKVKNLKGACKNL, from the coding sequence ATGAAGTCCTTCTCTCTGATCACACTCTTTTGCACCTTGGCCACTGCTGCAGTTATCCCTCGAGATACTGTCTTTGATGGCCACTGTTGCTTCACACTACATGACGTAGCCAATGGTGCAGCAGTGCAAGAAAACAGCAATGGAAACTTGCTTCTCAACGCTGGCGCCACCAACGGCTTCTTCTGCATTGATCTGTCCGACTCGCAAAACATCCTACGGGACCGCGCTTTCAATGCCTGCTTCCTAAACCCCAGTGGCGAGGTCAAATGTGTCGATCCAACACCCGGCTTCGAGTCTTGGACGCTGAAGAAGAGTGGCAGCAACACTCTTCTCCATCGCGACGGTGCAACCGCTTTCAACTCATGCTCCAAGACTTCAACAAGTTCAAAGGGAACAGTGCTCTTTGGCGATAAGCATGATGGTGCTTCGACGTGTAAGAAGACCACGCTCAAGGTGAAGAACTTGAAGGGGGCATGCAAGAATCTCTGA
- a CDS encoding hypothetical protein (BUSCO:30706at5125) gives MESFIIKTPCSSANIGPGFDVIGLALSVYLELHVTIDRSKTKSEHPLNCKITYEGEGADEIDLDPQVNLITRVALYVLRCNDQRSFPVETHVHVKNPIPLGRGLGSSGAAVVAGVALGKEVGGLKHLDNDRLFDYCLMIERHPDNVGAALHGGFVGTYLKPLTPEDVARTEIPLSEVLPAPAGGEDTGKKPPNPPHGIGHHIKFPWAKEIKAVAIIPDFQVATHAARGVLPANYTRPDVVFNLQRIALLPVALGQSPPDPELIHLAMQDKIHQPYRQTLIPGLTEIVETMSPKTDDGFLGVCLSGAGPTILALATHNFEAIADKIIAKLREHNEKKDLPCQWLVLEPAEGTHVVPS, from the exons ATGGAATCGTTCATCATCAAGACCCCCTGCTCCAGCGCAAACATTGGACCCGGCTTCGATGTCATCGGTCTGGCCCTCTCCGTCTACCTCGAGCTTCACGTCACCATCGACCggtcaaagacaaagtccGAGCACCCACTCAACTGCAAAATCACTTACGAGGGAGAGGGAGCGGATGAGATCGACCTCGACCCCCAGGTCAACCTCATTACCCGCGTCGCCCTCTACGTCTTGCGCTGCAATGACCAGAGGTCCTTCCCCGTCGAGACCCATGTGCACGTCAAGAACCCCATTCCTCTAGGCCGTGGTCTGGGTAGCTCTGGTGCTGCTGTCGTTGCTGGTGTTGCTCTGGGCAAGGAAGTTGGAGGTCTCAAGCACCTTGATAATGACCGACTATTCGACTACTGCCTCATGATTG AGAGACATCCTGACAATGTCGGTGCTGCCCTTCACGGCGGCTTTGTCGGAACCTACCTCAAGCCCTTGACCCCCGAAGACGTTGCTCGTACAGAGATTCCTCTCAGTGAGGTTCTTCCCGCGCCAGCCGGAGGAGAGGATACTGGAAAGAAACCCCCGAACCCTCCTCACGGAATCGGTCACCACATCAAGTTCCCTTGGGCCAAAGAGATCAAGGCTGTTGCCATTATCCCTGATTTCCAGGTCGCTACACATGCTGCGCGAGGAGTGCTACCCGCGAACTACACTCGCCCCGATGTG GTCTTCAACTTGCAACGAATTGCCCTTTTACCCGTCGCCCTTGGCCAGTCCCCTCCCGACCCCGAGCTCATCCACCTCGCTATGCAAGACAAGATCCACCAGCCTTACAGACAGACCCTGATCCCCGGCCTCACCGAGATCGTCGAGACAATGTCCCCCAAGACTGATGATGGTTTCCTCGGCGTGTGCCTTTCCGGCGCTGGTCCCACGATCTTGGCTCTGGCGACACACAACTTCGAGGCCATCGCTGACAAGATCATTGCCAAGCTGCGGGAACAcaacgagaagaaggatctGCCTTGCCAGTGGCTGGTACTCGAGCCTGCCGAGGGTACTCATGTTGTTCCATCATAA